One window of Mauremys reevesii isolate NIE-2019 linkage group 4, ASM1616193v1, whole genome shotgun sequence genomic DNA carries:
- the GPX2 gene encoding glutathione peroxidase 2 has protein sequence MAHIAKSFYDLSATDIHGEKVDFNNFRGRVVLIENVASLUGTTVRDYTQLNQLQARYPRRLVVLGFPCNQFGYQENCTNEEILNSLKYVRPGAGFEPNFTLFQKCQVNGQDVHPVFAYLKAHLPAPADEPSAFMGDPKFVVWSPVRRDDLSWNFEKFLVGPEGEPFKRYSPKFQTIAIEPDIQRLLKLAK, from the exons ATGGCTCACATCGCCAAGTCCTTCTACGACCTGAGCGCCACCGACATCCACGGGGAGAAGGTGGATTTCAACAACTTCCGGGGCCGGGTGGTTTTGATTGAGAACGTGGCATCCCTCTGAGGCACCACGGTGCGGGATTACACCCAGCTCAACCAGCTGCAGGCCCGGTACCCGCGGCGGCTGGTCGTGCTGGGCTTCCCTTGCAACCAGTTTGGCTACCAG GAGAACTGCACCAACGAGGAGATCCTCAACAGCCTGAAGTACGTGCGGCCCGGGGCCGGCTTCGAGCCCAACTTCACCCTCTTCCAGAAATGCCAGGTGAACGGGCAGGACGTGCACCCCGTCTTCGCCTACCTGAAGGCCCACCTGCCCGCCCCGGCCGACGAGCCCTCCGCCTTCATGGGCGACCCCAAGTTCGTCGTGTGGAGCCCGGTGCGGCGCGACGACCTCTCCTGGAACTTCGAGAAGTTCCTGGTGGGGCCCGAGGGGGAGCCCTTCAAACGCTACAGCCCCAAGTTCCAGACCATTGCCATCGAGCCCGACATCCAGCGCCTCCTCAAGCTAGCCAAAtag
- the CHURC1 gene encoding protein Churchill isoform X2, with protein sequence MGNTCLENGSFLLNYVGCVECNKRDFVLIANRATEEEDGEEIITYDHVCKNCHHMIAKHEYTFSVVDDYQRRPAGFTASFDCTFAAPALLLHTMSSARHVQLSQTPGRGSAPLQGLCTSAVSAVTLGVIRTAGFGSQLLHSPGGP encoded by the exons GGTAACACCTGCCTGGAGAACGGATCTTTCCTGCTCAACTACGTGGGGTGTGTGGAGTGCAACAAGAGGGACTTTGTGCTGATCGCAAACAGAGCAacggaggaggaggatggagaagaAATCATCACTTATGACC ATGTGTGTAAGAACTGTCATCACATGATAGCCAAGCACGAATACACATTCAGCGTGGTGGACGATTACCAG CGCCGGCCAGCTGGCTTCACCGCCTCCTTTGACTGCACCTTTGCAgctccagccctcctgcttcACACCATGAGCTCTGCCCGGCACGTCCAGCTGAGCCAGACCCCTGGGAGAGGCTCGGCCCCTCTTCAGGGACTGTGCACCTCAGCAGTATCTGCGGTGACACTCGGTGTTATCAGAACAGCCGGGTTCGGCAGCCAGCTGTTACACAGCCCAGGAGGCCCATAG